In Rhodanobacter humi, the genomic stretch GTCGCCGATCTACGCCCAGCTCTCACGCGGCAAGTACGAGATGGCGGTGCTGGAGGCCATCGCCAGCGCGCTTCTCGATACGCGCCGCATGGCCTGGGACCTGTCGCTGTTCACCACGGCGGAATTCGATTTCGTGAAGTTGCCGGGCGAGTACACCACCGGGAGCTCGATCATGCCGAACAAGCGCAACCCGGACGTGGTGGAACTGCTGCGCGCCAGCTACGCCAGCGTGGCGGCGGCGCGTACCGAGATCGAACAGCTGCTCTCGCTGCCTTCGGGCTACCAGCGCGACCTGCAATTCTCCAAGGGCTCGATCTTCCACGGCGTGCGCCACGGCCTGATGGCGCTGGAGCTGGTGCCCGACCTGCTGACGCGCCTTGAGTGGAACGAGCCGAAGATGCGCGTCGCGATCGAGCCGGCGATGTATGCCACCGACGTGGCCATCGAGCAGGCCGCGGCAGGTGTGCCGTTCCGCGACGCCTACCGCGCCGCCGCCGAGACGGCCGCCTCGGCCGGGCAGGGGCGCACGCCCGAGGGCAGCCTGGCGCAGCGCACCTCGCCGGGTGCGGGCCACGACCTGCGCCTGGACGAATTGCATGATAGGCTTGGACGTCTAGACGGCTGAACGAGGTTCAGGTGATGGCGGCTGTGGAAAGTGCGAGGCACTCGCTGGACCAGCCGCTGCCGCATTGGCGGCGTGCCGTGCTCAAGGTGGGCAGCAACCTGCTGGCGGCCGATGGCGGCGGCCTCACCGCGCGCCATGCGGCGGCTCTGGCCGGTTTCGTGGCCGCGAGCCATGCCGCCGGACGGCAGGTGGTGCTGGTTTCCTCGGGCGCGGTGGCTGCGGGTCGCGCGCTGCTGCGCGAGCACGCGCCAGCCTCCGGCGACCTCGCGGCGCGGCAGGCGCTGGCGGCGCTGGGCCAGGCGCCGATGATCGCGCTGTGGCAGTCGCTCTCGCCGCGGCCGGTGGCGCAGGTGCTGCTCACCCATGACGACCTGCGCAACCGCCGCCGCTACCTCAATGCGCGAACCACCTTGCGCGGCCTGCTGGCGCTGGACGTGCTGCCGGTGGTGAACGAGAACGACACCGTGGCGGTGGACGAACTGAAGCTGGGCGACAACGACAACCTTGCCGCCATCGTCGCCGCGCTGGTCGACGCCGACCTGCTGCTGATCGCCTCGGACGTAGCCGCGCTGTACAGCGCCGATCCGCGGCGCGATCCCGCCGCCGTGCCGCTGGCGCGCGTCGCCGCGCTCACGCCGGAGATCCTCGCCATGGCCGGCGGCAGCGGCAGCACGGTCGGCACCGGTGGCATGCGCACCAAGCTGGAAGCCGCGGCGAAGGCGGCCGCGGCGGGCATTCCCACCGCGCTGTTTGGCGGGCGCGACGAGGCGACCGTGCATGCACTGGCAGCGGGTCGCCTGCACGGCACCCTGATCGACGCCGCGGGTACCCGCATGCAGGCGCGCAAGTACTGGCTGCGCCATGCGCCGGCCGCGCCGGGCTGCATCCGCGTGGATGCCGGTGCGGCGCGTGCACTGGCCGGCGGTCGCGCCTCGCTGCTGCCGGGCGGCATCGCCGGGGCGCAGGGTGAATTCCAGCGCGGCGACCTGGTGGAGATCACGGATGCCGACGGCAAGGCGGTGGCGCGCGGCCTCAGCCAGTACGCCGCCGCCGAGGTGCGCCGGCTGGCCGGCCGGCACAGCCGCGACATCGAGGCCGTGCTGGGCTACACCCATGGCCACGAGATCGTGCACCGCGACGACCTGGTTACGGTAGCGACCGAAACCACGGGAGGCATCGAGGCATGAGCGAGATCCGATCCCTGGCGCTGGCCTGCCGCGAGGCGGTGCCGACGATCGCCGCGCTGGACAGCGCCGCCAAGGCGACGCTGTTGCGCGACATGGCGACGGCGCTGGAAGCGCGCTGTGACGACGTGCTTGCTGCCAATGCGCGCGACATGGCGGCGGCCGCGGCCAAGGGCGTGCAGGGCGCGATGCTGGATCGCCTGCGCCTGGACGCGGCGCGCGTGGCGGGCATCGCCGCCGCGCTGCGCGAGGTGGCCGAATTGCCCGACCCGGTCGGCCAGGTGACGCGCCGCGAGACGCGGCCCAACGGTCTCACGGTGGAGCGCGTGCGCATCCCGCTGGGCGTGATCGCGATGATCTACGAGGCGCGTCCCAACGTCACCGCCGACGCCGCGGCGCTGTGCCTCAAGGCCGGCAACGCGGTGATCCTGCGCGGCGGTTCCGAGGCGATCCATTCCAACACCGCGAT encodes the following:
- the proB gene encoding glutamate 5-kinase, with the protein product MAAVESARHSLDQPLPHWRRAVLKVGSNLLAADGGGLTARHAAALAGFVAASHAAGRQVVLVSSGAVAAGRALLREHAPASGDLAARQALAALGQAPMIALWQSLSPRPVAQVLLTHDDLRNRRRYLNARTTLRGLLALDVLPVVNENDTVAVDELKLGDNDNLAAIVAALVDADLLLIASDVAALYSADPRRDPAAVPLARVAALTPEILAMAGGSGSTVGTGGMRTKLEAAAKAAAAGIPTALFGGRDEATVHALAAGRLHGTLIDAAGTRMQARKYWLRHAPAAPGCIRVDAGAARALAGGRASLLPGGIAGAQGEFQRGDLVEITDADGKAVARGLSQYAAAEVRRLAGRHSRDIEAVLGYTHGHEIVHRDDLVTVATETTGGIEA